The Lytechinus variegatus isolate NC3 chromosome 1, Lvar_3.0, whole genome shotgun sequence nucleotide sequence TGCACGATCAGCTTCAAAGATAACACGACCACTGCTATTTTCCATGTCGTTGAAGGGGACAGCGACACCCTTCTGAGCTGCAATACGGGAATTGCACTTCGCATGATTGCACTTACATATGCGATTCCATCTGCCACTGATCTGGAGGACCAGTATGCCGATCTCTTCAAAGGACTCGGTAAGCTGAAAGGAACCACATGTACGCTGCATGTAGACCCAGATGTCCCTCCAGTTACTCACCAACATCGCCGCGTACCTTTTCATGTAAGAAAGCAGACAGAGAAAGAGCTTGATCGTCTCAAGAAGCTTGACATCATCGAGCCAGTACAAGGTGAGCCCACTCCCTGGGTATCACCCATCCAGGTTGTGAAAAAGCCTAACAGTGAGAATGGTATTCGGATCTGCGTTGACATGCGTGCCCCTAATCGTGCAATTAAGCGGGAAAGGCATGTCACACCTACCATTGATGACATTATCCAGAAGGTGAATGGCGCAAATATCTTCAGCAAACTGGATTTGAACGCAGGCTATCACCAGATAGAACTATCGGAGGAATCAAGACACCTGACAGTGTTTTCTACGCACGTCGGTCTTTTCCGATACAAAAGACTGAACTTTGGAGTAAACTCAGCTGCTGAGGTGTTTCAGCACATGATCCAGACTGCCCTGCAAGGACTTGATGGATGCCTGAATATCAGTGATGATATTCTGATCTACGCTAACACGCCAGAAGAGCATCATACGCGCCTACATGCCTGCCTACAACGACTGAGAGAATGCAACCTGACACTAGGCAGAAAGAAGTGTCAGTTTGGCAAGCGTGAGATCGAGTTCTTCGGACATGTTTTCTCCAGTGATGGTGTCTCACCTGATCCGCTGAAAGTCCAGGCCATCGCTTCTGCGCAAGACCCCACTAATGTGCAGGAAGTGCGGAGTCTTCTCGGACTTGTAACCTATTGTAGCAGATTTATCCCAAATCTGGCTACACTCTCCGCTCCACTTCGTGATCTCACAAAGGACAAGGTGAAGTGGGAATGGACTTCGCAACACAAGCGAGCAATGCAGGAGATTAGAAATAGCCTTTCGGAGGAATCCACAAATGCGTTCTTTGATCCCGAAAAGTCGACGCAGCTGATCGTCGACGCGAGTCCAGTAGGTCTTGGTGCGCTACTTGCACAGACAACCAAGGATGGAAAAACATCGGTGATCGCATTCGCGAGCAGATCCCTGACACCCGTTGAGCAACGCTATTCGCAGACGGAAAGAGAAGCTCTTTCCATCACATGGGCGATTCTTCACTTTCATCTCTACGTGTATGGCAGTAATTTCACGGTGATTACTGACCATCGTCCGCTCGTTAGTCTCTTCAATAACGCGAATAGTAAGCCACCAACGCGTATTGAGCGCTGGATCTTGAAGTTGCAGGAATATGAATTCTGTGTCACCTACGAGCCGGGCAAGACAAATCCGGCCGATTATCTCTCGCGACACCCGCTACCGTCCACGCAAACCACTAGCCGCGAGGAGAAGGCTGCTGAGCAGCATATCAATTTCATCAGTGCGCATGCGGTGCCAAAAATGATGTCTCTGCAAGACATCAAGGATGCAACCAAAGCTGATGAAAGTCTCAATCTATGCATGGAAGCGATCAAATCAGGCTCATGGGAAAAGGTTGTGAAAGAATCGCGTAATGATGAAATCGCTAGCCTGAAATCTGTAAAAGATGATCTCACAGTAAACGCGACCTCTGATCTCGTTCTACGCAATAATCGCATTGTGGTTCCAATGGTGCTAAGAGAGCGTATTGTTGATATCGCGCATGAAGGTCACCAGGGAGTTGTTAAGACGAAACAGCTCCTTCGAGAAAAGGTTTGGTTTCCTGGAATCGACCGCATAGTTGAAAGGAAAATCAAGCAGTGTATTCCTTGTCAAGCCACATCCGCGTCCAATCTTCGTGACCCAATTAATATGTCTGAGTTACCTTCCGGTCCATGGGTCAATGTGAGCATAGATTTCGCAGATCTGCCCAGCGGAGAGCATTTACTCGTCATCGTGGATGACCACAGCAGATATCCCGTTGTAGAAATCGTAACTTCCACGTCGGCGAAAGCGGTTATCCCGAAGCTAGATCGCGTGTTTGCCATGTTTGGAGTCCCAGAAGTTGTCAGAAGCGATAATGGACCTCCATACAATAGCATAGAATTTGCAAAATTCGCACATTATCTCGGATTCTCTCACAGGAAAATTACACCCCGCTGGCCGAGAGCCAATGGCGAAGTTGAACGCCTGATGCGTACCCTGAAGAAGGTCGTCCGCACAGCTGTCGCTGAGAGCAAATCGTGGAAACAGGAGTTATACCGGTTTCTTCGAAACTACAGAGCTACCCCGCATGCAACCACTAGCGAAGCACCAGCGACACTGATGTTTGGCCGTCCACTGCGTACGCGTCTCCCCGAAGTTCCGCGTCAAGTTGAAAATTCACGCGTTCGTGATCGCGACAGTCAGAATAAATCGCGAATGAAGCGAAACGCGGAGCGACACATGAAGATGCGCCAGACGCCACTCAAATGTGGTGACAAAGTCCTTGTCAAGCGTGATGGCTACGTCGACAAGTTCACGACCCCTTTTGACCCTAAGCCTTTTGTCGTTGTCAGCACCAAAGGATCCATGATCACTGCACGTCGTGGAAAGCAAACAATAACTCGAAATGCTTCTTTCTTTAAGGTGCTAGATATGTCTCTAGTTGTGGATAACACTGACTCTGACTTTGACTGCTCTGACAATGAACAAGACAATGAGCAAATGCCTGACATTCCACGGAGAAATCCAATCCGTGAACGCAGACGCCCTAGGCGTTACGATGATTTTTTCTAGCCAAGAACAGGCCAAATGACAAAACAATAATCATTTGAACGGACAAGACAGTGATAATATCTTGcttgatattgtgtcattttattttctttatgtacatcatgattttttttgttttgaatgctTTCAAACGATCACATGTATGTTTGATTCATGTAGTTTTTTTCTACACAGgattttgcttttgtttttaaaatttgcataacaagaaaattacaaaccACAAGGCTTACAGAATAATTATGCGAAATTTGATTATTGCCATATctgtgtattttttctttctcaaaggAATTCACTTATCATGGTGCATGttacattggaaaaaaaaaattcataaggcagaattttctttctcacagtttattgtttctatctttCAGATTTTCCTCTTGATTCACACATAAGAAAGAGAAGGCAATGCATGTGCACCACGATATTTTTGATTATGCAAAGAAAATC carries:
- the LOC121431078 gene encoding uncharacterized protein K02A2.6-like, whose protein sequence is MATSMPTLANFDVHSDPSSLFSRWQKWIRRFEGAMTGFGITDDGRKKALLLHYGGEDLDDVFQTLKPTDNTYTKAKEVLETYFQPKQNTLYETIIFRRERQQQGESIDQYCTRLRKLAERCNFTDAERELKTQIIEGCLSSQLRRKALEKDRGLEEILELARSISLSETRTKEVEHVGRAEANHLRTAAGKQKQSRSWGKAKPKPTPDHKQQCYHCGGSYPHAKKCPAKGMTCNACGKPNHFAKVCKSAEKSTKDQKKRVKGGGKANALTSVEDAEETSDSDYVFQLSSSDTDQPRATVCVNNTPVQALIDSGATVNVMSRKTYNLLSDCPKLNRNRHKVKIFSYGSNEPLPTIGTFKCTISFKDNTTTAIFHVVEGDSDTLLSCNTGIALRMIALTYAIPSATDLEDQYADLFKGLGKLKGTTCTLHVDPDVPPVTHQHRRVPFHVRKQTEKELDRLKKLDIIEPVQGEPTPWVSPIQVVKKPNSENGIRICVDMRAPNRAIKRERHVTPTIDDIIQKVNGANIFSKLDLNAGYHQIELSEESRHLTVFSTHVGLFRYKRLNFGVNSAAEVFQHMIQTALQGLDGCLNISDDILIYANTPEEHHTRLHACLQRLRECNLTLGRKKCQFGKREIEFFGHVFSSDGVSPDPLKVQAIASAQDPTNVQEVRSLLGLVTYCSRFIPNLATLSAPLRDLTKDKVKWEWTSQHKRAMQEIRNSLSEESTNAFFDPEKSTQLIVDASPVGLGALLAQTTKDGKTSVIAFASRSLTPVEQRYSQTEREALSITWAILHFHLYVYGSNFTVITDHRPLVSLFNNANSKPPTRIERWILKLQEYEFCVTYEPGKTNPADYLSRHPLPSTQTTSREEKAAEQHINFISAHAVPKMMSLQDIKDATKADESLNLCMEAIKSGSWEKVVKESRNDEIASLKSVKDDLTVNATSDLVLRNNRIVVPMVLRERIVDIAHEGHQGVVKTKQLLREKVWFPGIDRIVERKIKQCIPCQATSASNLRDPINMSELPSGPWVNVSIDFADLPSGEHLLVIVDDHSRYPVVEIVTSTSAKAVIPKLDRVFAMFGVPEVVRSDNGPPYNSIEFAKFAHYLGFSHRKITPRWPRANGEVERLMRTLKKVVRTAVAESKSWKQELYRFLRNYRATPHATTSEAPATLMFGRPLRTRLPEVPRQVENSRVRDRDSQNKSRMKRNAERHMKMRQTPLKCGDKVLVKRDGYVDKFTTPFDPKPFVVVSTKGSMITARRGKQTITRNASFFKVLDMSLVVDNTDSDFDCSDNEQDNEQMPDIPRRNPIRERRRPRRYDDFF